From a single Piliocolobus tephrosceles isolate RC106 chromosome 21, ASM277652v3, whole genome shotgun sequence genomic region:
- the ZNF112 gene encoding zinc finger protein 112: MTKFQEMVTFKDVAVVFTEEELGLLDSVQRKLYRDVMLENFRNLLLVAHQPFKPDLISQLEREEKLLMVEMETPKDGCSGRKNQQKMESIQEVTVSYLSPRELSSCQTWQQSAGGLIRCQDFLKVFQGKNSQLQEQGDSLCQVWAGIPVQISKDENYILTHIGNGSNYIKSQEYPSWRAHHSWRKMYLKESCNYQCRCQHISMKNNFCKCDSVSWISHHNDKLEVHRKENYSCHDCGEDIVKVSLFNQDSIQTEEKPYPCTGYRKAFNNDSSSEVHQQFHLEGKPYTYSSCGKGCSYSSLLHIHQNIQREDDIENSHLKSYQRVHTGEKPCKCSEYGGNFNHYSPLNTYELIHTGEMSYRRNIYEKAFSHSLDLKSIFRVHTRDEPHEYEENENVFNQSSCLQVHQKIHTEEKLYTDIEYGKSFICSSNLDIQHRVHMEEKSYNSEECGNGFSLASHFQDLQIVHTEEQPYKRYVCGNSFSHNLYLQGHPKIHIGEKPHKECGNGFNWSSKLKDHQRVHTGQKPYKCNICGKGFNHRSVLNVHQRVHTGEKPYKCEECDKGFSRSSYLQAHQRVHTGEKPYKCEECGKGFSRNSYLQGHQRVHTGEKPYKCEECGKGFSRSSHLQGHQRVHTGEKPFKCEECGKGFSWSFNLQIHQRVHTGEKPYKCEECGKGFSKASTLLAHQRVHTGEKPYQCDECGKSFSQRSYLQSHQSVHSGERPYICEVCGKGFSQRAYLQGHQRVHTRVKPYKCEMCGKGFSQSSRLEAHRRVHTGGKPYKCEVCTKGFSESSRLQAHQRVHAEGRPYKCEQCGKGFSGYSSLQAHHRVHTGEKPYKCEVCGKGFSQRSNLQAHQRVHTGEKPYKCDACGKGFRWSSGLLIHQRVHSSDKFYRSEDFGKDYPSSENLHRNEDSVLF; the protein is encoded by the exons atgaccaAATTCCAG GAGATGGTGACATTCAAGGACGTTGCTGTGGTCTTCACCGAGGAGGAGCTGGGGCTGCTGGACTCTGTCCAGAGGAAGCTGTACCGagatgtgatgctggagaacttCAGGAACCTGCTCTTAGTAG CACATCAGCCCTTCAAGCCAGACCTAATATCCCAgttggagagagaagaaaagcttTTGATGGTGGAGATGGAAACCCCAAAAGATGGGTGTTCAG GAAGGAAGAATCAACAAAAGATGGAGAGTATTCAGGAAGTAACAGTAAGCTACCTTTCCCCCAGAGAGCTTTCCTCCTGTCAGACCTGGCAACAAAGTGCAGGTGGGTTAATCAGGTGTCAAGATTTCCTGAAAGTTTTTCAAGGGAAGAATTCTCAGTTGCAAGAACAAGGTGATTCCCTCTGCCAGGTTTGGGCGGGAATACCAGTTCAGATTTCTAAAGATGAGAACTATATATTGACTCATATAGGGAATGGCTCCAATTATATAAAAAGTCAAGAGTATCCATCTTGGAGGGCACATCATTCTTGGAGAAAAATGTATCTGAAAGAGTCATGTAATTATCAGTGTAGATGTCAGcacatttctatgaaaaataatttctgtaagTGTGACAGCGTCAGTTGGATCTCACATCACAATGATAAACTGGAagtacacagaaaagaaaactacagctgCCATGACTGTGGAGAAGACATCGTGAAGGTATCATTATTTAATCAGGATTCAATTCAAACAGAGGAGAAGCCCTATCCATGTACTGGGTATAGAAAAGCCTTCAATAATGACTCCAGCTCTGAAGTTCATCAGCAGTTCCACTTGGAAGGGAAGCCCTATACATACAGTTCATGTGGAAAGGGCTGTAGTTATAGTTCACTTCTTCACATTCATCAAAATATTCAGAGAGAAGATGATATTGAGAATTCACATCTGAAATCCTATCAGAGAGTGCATACAGGGGAGAAACCATGCAAATGTAGTGAGTATGGTGGGAATTTCAATCACTATTCCCCTCTTAACACCTATGAACTTATCCACACAGGTGAGATGTCCTATAGGCGCAACATTTATGAGAAAGCCTTCAGTCATAGCTTAGaccttaaaagtatttttagggTCCATACTAGGGATGAACCCCATGaatatgaggaaaatgagaatgTCTTTAATCAGAGTTCATGTCTTCAAGTCCATCAAAAAATCCACACTGAAGAGAAACTATACACAGATATAGAGTATGGAAAGAGTTTCATTTGTAGTTCAAATCTTGACATTCAGCATAGGGTTCATATGGAAGAGAAGTCCTACAATTCTGAGGAGTGTGGTAATGGCTTCAGTCTGGCCTCACATTTTCAAGACCTTCAGATAGTCCACACCGAGGAACAACCATATAAACGCTATGTGTGTGGTAACAGCTTCAGCCATAATTTGTATCTTCAAGGTCATCCAAAAATTCACATTGGAGAGAAACCGCACAAGGAGTGTGGGAATGGCTTCAACTGGAGCTCAAAACTTAAAGATCATCAGAGAGTCCACACTGGACAGAAGCCATACAAATGCAATATATGCGGCAAAGGTTTCAATCATAGATCAGTTCTAAACGTTCATCAGAGAgtccacacaggagagaaaccttatAAATGTGAGGAATGTGATAAGGGATTCAGTCGGAGTTCATATCTTCAAGCCCATCAGAGAGTacacactggagaaaaaccttaTAAATGTGAGGAATGTGGGAAGGGGTTCAGTCGAAATTCATACCTTCAAGGCCATCagagagttcacactggagaaaaaccatACAAGTGTGAGGAGTGTGGGAAGGGCTTCAGTCGGAGTTCACACCTTCAAGGCCATCAGAGAGtccacactggagaaaaaccatTCAAATGTGAGGAGTGTGGGAAGGGGTTCAGTTGGAGCTTTAATCTTCAAATTCATCAGAGGGTTCACACAGGGGAAAAACCctataaatgtgaagaatgtggtaaAGGCTTCAGTAAGGCCTCAACACTTTTGGCCCATCAGAGGGTCCACACGGGAGAGAAGCCATACCAATGTGATGAGTGTGGTAAGAGTTTCAGTCAGAGATCATACCTTCAAAGTCATCAGAGTGTCCATTCTGGAGAAAGACCATATATATGTGAGGTATGTGGAAAGGGCTTCAGTCAGAGAGCATATCTTCAAGGTCATCAGAGAGTCCACACTAGAGTGAAACCGTATAAGTGTGAGATGTGTGGGAAGGGCTTTAGTCAGAGTTCGCGCCTTGAAGCACATCGGAGGGTTCACACAGGAGGGAAACCATACAAATGTGAGGTGTGTACAAAGGGTTTCAGTGAGAGTTCACGCCTTCAAGCACACCAAAGGGTTCATGCAGAAGGGAGACCCTATAAATGTGAACAGTGTGGTAAGGGTTTCAGTGGGTATTCAAGTCTTCAAGCCCACCACAGAGTCCACACTGGGgagaaaccatacaaatgtgaGGTATGTGGAAAGGGCTTCAGTCAGAGATCAAATCTTCAGGCTCATCAGAGAgtccacacaggagagaaaccatacaaatgtgaTGCATGTGGTAAGGGTTTCCGTTGGAGCTCAGGTCTTCTGATTCATCAAAGAGTCCATAGTAGTGATAAATTCTATAGAAGCGAAGACTTTGGTAAGGACTACCCTTCATCAGAGAATCTACACAGAAATGaagattctgttttattttga